The Candidatus Binatus sp. DNA segment CCTCGTTGAGCACCAGGCTCGGCGTGCTGATCGTGCACTGCGCTCGCGCCGTCGCCATCAACTCGACGCGTTCGCGCGCCGTCACTTCTCCGCTGAACGCGCCCGCGATCGTCACCTTGCCTGCGGAAATCCGCGCGCTCACCACCGCGCCGCTCGCGATTAGAACTTCATCGCCGGTGATCTCGCCTTCCGCTTCGCCTTCGATTTTTACCGGGCCGCGAAAGTTGAGTTTCCCCGAAGCCTTGGTGCCTTTTCCGATCCGTGACTCGAATCCCGATTCTTCGTTGAGCGCCATATACCGATTGCCTTTCCCGGGTTGGGGTTTCACTATTGCGGGAATGC contains these protein-coding regions:
- a CDS encoding polymer-forming cytoskeletal protein, whose product is MALNEESGFESRIGKGTKASGKLNFRGPVKIEGEAEGEITGDEVLIASGAVVSARISAGKVTIAGAFSGEVTARERVELMATARAQCTISTPSLVLNEGAQFDGDCKMPAKKLAAQQG